The Clostridium sporogenes region TATGCTTATCTTAAAATTACTTCAAAGTAAAGATATGTATGGTTATGAAATGATTGAAACTCTACAAGTTAATTCAAACAATGTATTCGAATTTAAAGCAGGTACATTGTATCCTTTACTACACAATTTAGTAAAACAAAACTATTTAAATTGTTACGAAAAGGAAGTTAGTGGAAAAATTCGTAAATATTATTCCTTAACATTACAAGGTAAAAAATTATTGCAAGATAAAACTTCTATATGGCAAAAATATGTTAAGACTATGGCATCTGTGCTAGAAATAGAGGTGCATTAATATGAAAGAAGATGAATATTTACGTATTTTAAGTAAAAATATTTCTAATAGAAAAATAAGAAAGGAGATTTGTATGGAAATAAAAAATCACATTATGGATCAAAAAGAAGCTTACATTAAAATGGGCTATTCTAATGATGATGCTGAAAAAGCTGCTATTAAAGACATGGGCGATCCAAAAGCTACAGGTAAAATGTTAGATTCTGTACATCCTCCAACTATTGATTGGATTCAAATTATTGCACTAATTATGATAACCCTAACTTTACAGGCATTAAAAATGCTATCAGAATTAGGTGGATCAGATTTTTCATCTATAGCACCAATTGATATTTTAAGAATTCTAGGTATTTTTTTATTAGCATATGGGCTAATATGGATAGGAATTGAAAAATATTCAGACCTTCCATTCTTTTATGGCAAAAGTCAACATGGAGGTTCAAACGCAAATGGCGTATTTATCTGTTCATTAGCAATTGTAATGATATCCCATTCTCTTTTACAAACTATAATCCTCCTATTAATTTTTGCACCAATAATATCTATTGCACGCTCTATTATTGAATCTAAAAGAATAAAAAAAGAACAAAAATTTCTTTGGCAACAAGGAATAGCTTATGAAGATTTTAGTTATAAGGGTAAGGCTATATTCAACAATGCTCCACAGAAAGTATATTCTCAAGATGAGCCAATAAAAAAAGGTGACCCTATCATCATAACAAAAATAGATGGATTTAATCTAATTGTAAAGAAACAAACTCCTCATAATAATAACTAGCATATTAATAATCTATAAATTCAACATCTAAAAAAGCTTTCCATGATAAAATAATAAATCATAGAAAGCTTTTACTCTCTTAATTATTTTGGCTTTTAAGCAACTCTTCAATATTATATAGTTTTTCTTCCATTTTATATCTTTTCAAATTTTAAAATTAATGGTTGTAATACGAAAATTGATATGATTAACCAGAGGAATATAATCCATCTTTCATTTAGCCTGATTAACACTATCATAGGTAACAAAGCAATAAGGAAATATATTAATATTGATTGCTTTGATGCCTTATATTTACAACCACATTTAGGGCATGTATATTTATAATAGTTATTAAAGAATCCTCCTATATAAAAATCCTTAAAAGAAATATTATTGTTACATTTAATACATTTTTTTAACATCTAATACACCTCCTCTATTGATTTTTAAATAACATCCATAATTGCTCATTCAAAATAGTACTTAATAATTTACCATTATATACCCTCTAAAATATAAATTCTAAATCTCTTTCTTATATATTTTTCATTATATAGAGTTTTTCTTACAAAACAAACATTTATTTAAAATATAACCTTTTTTTACACATCACATATATTCAAGTCGCCGGATTTGTATTTGCCCTATCGGAGGAATGGCATGTACAAAGTGGAGTAGCCTGGCATGTATAATTTGTAGCAGCTATGAATAATGAATAGCTAATACAAATTGTGCCTTCTTGTGTAGTCCAAGGCGACGATGCGTAAACTACACTATGAAATTAAATCTTTTTTTGTGCGTAGATGACCCTATATGAATACAATCACAAGACTTAAAAGGATTACCCTAGACGCTTGTTTATTTTGCTAAATCTCCCTTTGTTTAGCGAAGTAGACAAGCGCAATACCCCGTAGGAATAGCAATACAATACCCCAAAGTAATACTTAAATGTACTACTGTGGGTACCCTAATAAAGGACTAATTAATATCGTGAAGCTCTTAGATTTAAAAAGGCTCGGAAATAAGGGAGAGACTTTTTAAACCTTAGAGCTGCTAGATAGGAACCTGTACTTTTTAGGGTGCAGGTTAAAGTGCCCAAATAATATTATTAAAGAAATGCTAGTATATCTATACCAACTAACTAAATACATATAATAGCTTATATAATAATAACTCTATATACAAGAATTTTCACATACCTTTGCATATAGGCTACTTTGTTTTAAAATTAAATATTATTCCAAACTAATCTATACTACCTATAAAATATATGAATTACTTTTACTACACTAAAACAACTTTTATAAAAATTTATATTTTTGAATTTTTGTTGGACTAGCTTTCTTTTGCCTCTACCCAATAGGAATACCCTATGGCAAATGGAAGCCTGTACAACAATTCCTATTTGGAAGTTTTAAAAAAGTAATGCTCCACTAAATTAAAAAACACCCTATAACATAGACAAATAAATCTATCTATAAGGTATCTTATAACTATTTTAAAGTTGTATTTCTTTTTTAATTTTAATTTGTCCTTGGAATTGCTTATTTCTGCAGCTACAAAGGAATACTTAAAAGTAGCAGATATAAGCTAGTACAAGGATACCTATTTTCTCATCTTACTTTAAAGTAGGCTAATATTAATTTATCTATAATATAATAATACCTGCTCCCTATTACTATATAAATTTTAATACTAACACTTCCTGCCTGTTTTAAAGTATTACGCCCTAGCGGATTAAAGTCCTTAGATAAACTACATAATGCACCCTATAGGAATACTTAAAATTAAGCATTGTGTAGATTAGATAAAGCTTCCTTAATTTATAAATACTATTTATTTTGGTTCTCCACAGGTACGCTTCTCCTTGCCGTAAGTATTTTATATTTAAGCAACAACTTTTTCTTATGGTAAGTACTGTTTTAATTATTTAATTAGATTATTATACCTTCAAAATGATCCATTTCATGTTGAATTATTTGTGCTGTAAATCCAGTAAACACTTGCTTTTGCTTCTTAAAATTTCTATCAAGATACTCCACCTCTATCATTTCATATCTCTTTGTTTTTCTAATGCCAATTAAAGATAAACAACTCTCTTCTGTTTCATAAAGCTTTTCTTTCTTTAATATAACTGGATTTATCATAGGTACAATAAGGTTGCCTACAGTAAATACCAATATACGCTTTTTTACTCCAATCATGTTCCCAGCCAATCCAACACAATGCTCTAAGTTTGCTCTTAATGTATCTATTAAATCATCAATTACTACTATATCATTTTTAGTTGCATCTTCTGATTTTTGTCCTAAAAACAATATATCTTTTACAATTGGTTTTATCATAATTTATACCTCTTTTTCAGTTATATTTTTTATATTATAAACATCAAGCATTTTTTCACTTAATACACATTCTTAGCTCAAAAAAATTATAGCATAAACCAATGACACTTTTAATAGCATTGGCTTAATTTTATTATTTCAAACGCTCCTATTTATTTTGGTTCTCCATATATACGCTTCACCATACCATATTCTAAATTTCACTCAATTTTTAACTACTCTACTCTCTGGATTAGACTTCGCATTATAGACATAACTTCACTATAGATAACTATTATATTTATTACTACACAATCCAAAATTATTATGATTTATATAAATTCCTCTTTTAATTATTACATATTAATTAATTGAAAAACTCTATTTACATTTAATAAGCTTTAATAAAAACAATTTATAAATTACCACAATTATGTAATTATTATATCATAAACTACTTCATTAACGTAATATTATACATTTTATACAAATACTACAAACCCTATCTTAAGTATTATATATCAATGCTTAAGATAAGGTTAAAAATTAAACTATTTAAAAATACTTATTTTTACTCTCTCATTATTCTATTCCACGTATTTTCTCCTATAATTCCATCTATCATTAAATTACAATCCTTCTGAAAACATCTAACCGCTAATAATGCACCATCTAAAATATCCATCATCTTCTCGCTTTCCTACACTATATAAAACAAATTGTATTTACAATTTGTTTACATACCCCGGGGATCCTTGCTTATGAATATTTTATTTGCTAAAGATATTTAAAAAAGCTGTAAAAGCAGAAGTAATTCAACTTACCTGCGGAGATTATATGCTTATTAGTAAAACTTAGCTCTATTTAATATGTCAATATAATCTTCATTTGTATCTATATCTAATAGTATTTCTTGATCTTCTATACATAAAGTAGAAAAACCATGCTCATTTATAAATTCTCTCAAGCTAACATATTCTTCTGATAAAATATTATTAATAATACACTTTTTTATAAGTACCGGATGCCCTTTTATGTTTTTATATGTTGGTATAACTATATCACTATTAGTAGAACGCATTTTTATGTAGGTATCTTTTTTTATTAGTGGATAATCTGCTGGAGTTAAAAAAAATTTATCTCCTTTTACTTCATATAATCCTTTTTTTACAGAGCTAAACATACCTTCAAGATAATTTTCATTTAAAATCATCTTTACTTTAGAATATGGTTTTAATATATCCTGAAGTAAATTATAATTGTATCCACCAACAACTATTACATTAGAACAAATATCATACATGGATTCTATACATCTCTCTATAACTGTTTTCCCTTGTATATCCAGTGTTAGTTTATATCTTCCTACCCTTGAAGACAATCCTGCTGCTAATACTATCCCATCAATACTCACAATATCACACCCTTATACATTCGCTTATACACTTATACATATTTTTCCCATTTTGTGAAAAAATATAACTAATATATTTAAGAAGGTGAAAAAATGGATCTAAAAAGAAAAGCAATTAGAGTAGGCATTTCAGCTTCTTTGTGTATGCTAGCATCAAACTTATTAAAAGTAAAATTTCCTTTTTTTGTTTTACTACCTGCTGTTATGCCAATCTCAACATTTTTTGGGGAAACAATTAAATTTGGAATAAATAGAATTATTGGCAGTAGCATTGGTGCCGTTATTGGTGTCATATTTGCAACTATTAAATCACAAAATACTCTGCTCGTTGGCCTAGGCATCATATTAATTGTTTATATTTGCAACTATCTTAAGTGGGATAGTACTACATCCATTGCATGTCTAGTATTTGTATCCATTATAGTAGGAATAAGAGGAACTTCAGCTTTTCAATATAGTCTTCATAGACTTATTGATACATTTATAGGTATAGCTATAACAACAATTGTGAATAATTATATATTCAATACAGATATAGCACAATTACTTAAAAAAAAAGTTAAAAATATACAAGAAGATTTATTAAATATAGCTAATACTAAAAATTTTTGTGGAGATAAAAATGAATTTGACAAAATTGAATGGGAACTATATGATATGAAAAAAAAGTTGAAAATATGTAATGAGGAATTTAAATTCAACAAAAAGTTCTCTCTTACAAAAGATAAACTAGAGAGTATGATTTATAGTACTACTATTATATTTGAACAAATAAAAACAATTGATTATATTAATAACACTAAGAATAAAAATGCTAATAATACTACTAAGCCTCACATAAATAATATTGATGCTGTTATTTCCGCCCATAAAAATATATTCTTTAATGAAATAGAAAATTTAAATAAAATCATTAATAATATATCGTAAATTATATTACTATTGTCTTTTTATATAAATTACTTACTAGTTTTTCTATAAAAAATAAATATATTAAAATTATATAATTATAAATTTTTAATACAAAAAGGAAGCCTATGACTAAATAAGGCTTCTTTTTTGTACTATTCTCTTATTAAATAAGCTTTTTATTCTATTATATATACTTCTCTTCCTAAATTAGTTATTTGATATAACTGATTTAATAGCATTTTTTATCTCATCATAACCAGTACAGCGACAAATATTTGATTGCAACCACTGTTCTATTACATGATCATTTGCATCAGGATGTATATTAGCTAAAGCATGGCAAACCATTAAGAACCCTGATGTACAATATCCACATTGAAAACCCCAGTTATCTACAAAAGCTTTTTGTATTGGTGCATTTTTCAACCCTTCAACAGTAACTATTTTCTTTCCTATAGCCTCAACTGTTAACATTAAACAAGATTTTATAGGCCATCCATCTATAAGAATGGTACATGTACCACAGTCTCCATTTTCACAACCTGGTTTAGCGCCAGCAAGTCCCAATTCATTTCGAAGGGTGTTCAATAAAATGTCTGATGGCTTTACTACAACTTCTTTATATTCTCCATTAACATTTAATGTTATTATTGTTTTACCAGAGATCTTTATCATTTTCTTATTCCTCCAGTTTCTCTAAAACTTCTGTAAGCATTTTCTGCAACATAAATTTTCTAAAATCAGCAGATCCAGATAAATCACTTAATACTAAATCTGGTATATTATTTATTACATTATTAATTCTTATATTATTAGGTAAGCTATTATTATTTAAATAATCCTCAATTAAAAAAGATCTAAATGGATATTTACAAACTCCACTAAAGGCTATATTTATTCTATTATTATCTTTAAGGGCTGCAATAGTAATTAGTGGATAATCTATCTTATCATTTTTAGTTCTTTTTACATGTAAAGATGGTAGTAAACGAAAATGATCATCTACTGTTACATTTACTATAAATTCTCCATCACTAAGTTGTATTCTTTTATCAAATATATCCTTCAGCAAAACTTGCTTTATCCCACTGGAACTAGCTATAAGAACCTCACTATTAGATATTAAAAGAGGTAGCACAGCTTCCCTATATATAATTGTTCCTGCGATATTTCCTCCAAGTGTAATTTTATCTTGCATAGTATGGTCTGCAATCCTTTGTACTGTTAAACCAAGTAAAGGAAATAAATTCGCCTCAGCAATTTGTGTAAGTGTAACAGCAGAACCAATAATCAATTTGTTATCTCTTAATTCATGGGCATTGCATTCTGAAATTCCTTTTATATCAATTACTGCCTCAGTATATACATTATGAGCTCTTGCCATACTTATAATCTCAGTTCCACCACCGTAATATAAAGGCTTTTTTCCTCTATAATTTAGTTCATCATATAGCTGAACAGCCTCTTCAATAGTTTCAGGTTTATAATATTCAAAATCAAAGGGTATCATATTTACCTCCAGTCTTAGCCTTCCAAATCATTTCAGGTGTTATAGGAAGTTTATCAAATTCATACTCGGCTGCATGTGATAAAGCATTTGCAAATGCAGCTGGAATTGATATTATTCCATGTTCCGCAAATCCTCGTGCTCCAAAAGGAGCATCAATTTGTGGGGTTTCAATAAAATCAACTATATATTCTGGATTTTCACCAAATCTCATTACTTTATAAGTTCTTAATGTAGTGGTTTGCAGCCTAGCATTCTCATCATACTTAAAAGCTTCTCTGGTAGCTATTCCAAACCCCATATTTATTCCTCCCATTATTAACCCTTTTGAGGTTTTTGGATTAATAACTTTACCTGCATCTAAAACAGTAACTGCTTTTAAAAGTCTATATGTAAACTTATTAGGATCATATTCAATCTCAACTGCTTGAGCACCTACCGTCCATGCTGGTCCTGGTTTACCTTTTCCTGTTTGTTCATCTAAAACAGTAATATGGTTCATTATAAAACTTCCTCGTCCAAGTATCTGACCTTCAACTGCAAGACCATTAGCTTCTGTATAACCTCGAGCTAAATCTTTAAATGAAACATACATCTCTGGATCTTGTTTTAAATACACTTTTTCTTCTGCAACCTCTAAATCTTCTGGTGGAGATTTCATAATAACAGCAGCTAAGCTCCTCAACTGCCTAATAAGATCGTCACCGGCTCTAATAACTGCTCTACCAGCCATAAAAGTGGTCATACTTGCAACTGTTTTCCAATGTTCTGGTGAAATTTGAGTATCTACTCCCATCATTACGTGAATTCTACCTACATCCATTTTTAATTTTTCAGCAAGTATCTGGGCTAGAGTAGTTTTTGTACTTGGTCCAATTTCAACTGCTCCACAATTAAGATTTATACTTCCATCTGAATTAAAAGTAAGAAAAACTCCAGAAACAGCATTCACCGGTGAATCTGATGTTTTCCAAAAGCAACCTATTCCTTTTGCTTTTATCATGCCTTCCTTTGTCTTTATTACTTGACCTTCGTCCCATTTGGCCAATTCTTTTAATTTTATCAAACAATCTGGCAGTTTTCCTATATTGCTTAAGGTTGTTTTTACTTGTGTTGGTGTATACTGTCCAGGTCTTATAGCATTTTTAATTCTTAATTCTAAAGGATCAATTCCAAGATTTGCTGATAATTTATCCAACAACCTCTCCATACAGAAGGTATATTCTGCATGCCCAAAACCACGATAGGAAGTAACATAAGTATGGTTAGTATAAACGCAAATTGAGTCACACCATATATTTTCAATATTATATGGTCCAGAACAATCTACTGCTATTGCTTTAGCCATTCTCGGACCAATATCAACGTAAGCTCCCCCATCAACCTTATATTTAGCCTCAAGTGCTTTAATAATTCCATCTTTTGTTGCACCTATTTTTAAATTTGCCTCAAGACCAATTTTACAAGGTGAGGTTTTAATATCTTCTTCTCTTGAATTTGCTATTTTAACCAACCTACCATCAACAGCCTTTGAAGCAAGGTATGCAATAAGTTCCAATTGAATAGGTGCCTTGCCACCAAATCCGCCTCCTACAAATGGTACTTTAACAATTATATTTCCTTCTGGTATATTATAATATTTGCTTAGAAGCTTCTTAACAGAATAAGGCCCTTGTGAAGAAGTATGAATTATTACCTTTCCATCAGGCATAATTTCTGCTCTCACATTTCTAGTTTCCATTGCAAGATGGTCTGATTGTGGAAGGGAAAAACTACCTTCTACTGTAACTTCGCTTTCTGACCATCCTTTTCCCATATCGCCTTTTCTGATTTTTATTCGGTCTGAAATATTAGTATTTTGTTCAGGATAAACATTATGTACTGCGTGATTATATTGATTTAAATTTTCATGTATAAGAACTGCATTTGGCTTCAAAGCGTCATTTATTGAGTTTACAACAGGTAGAGGCTCATATTCAACATCTATTAGCTTTACAGCTTTCATTGCTTCCTGCTCACTATTAGCAATAACTACCGCAACGGGTTCACCATAGTAACGCACCTTATCTCTTGCTATGGGTGGCCTATCCTCTAAAACAGTTCCACAAAGTATAGGAAAATAATCACCTGTTATTACCGCTTGAACACCTAATGCTTTCTTAGCTTTGGATATATCTATTGATTTAATGTTTGCGTGTGCATAAGGACTTGTTAACATTTTAGCATACAAGGTTCCAGGAAGTAGTGTATCATCAGTATATTTTGCTCTCCCTGTAACTTTATCAAAAGCTTCTTTTCGTGGTATACTCACTCCAATTGTATTGCTCAAATACTCTTACCTCCCTAAAAAATATATCTAAAAATTCAATTTATATGCTCTTAACATTATCTTTATTTTTATCTATTTTAAGGTAATATATTCAATATATTAAATATTATATTTAAACATCTAGTTAATGAAATAGATGTGATAATTTACATCTAAAAACAATATAACTATTATATTTTTTATCAAATCCTTATTAATTAGAACTTATATAAGTATTTTATATTATTTCAAAATTTACAATAAGTAAATAATATAACAATACAAAAATAAAAAAGCTAGCAAATAATTGCCAACTCTTTAATCTATTTAAAATACTATCATTAAAATTATAAAAAATTAAATCAATAATTAATATCTATGATTATCATTTAATTATAATATAATCTCCGCAATGAAGCTGAGAAATATTTGCTCTCATTGCTTTGGCTATATCTCTACAAAGTCTTTTCTGTTCCTCAATATCCTTAGCTATAATAATTAGTGGATTACCTCCAAGTATTCTATCCTTATCTAATGTAATATACGCTATTATTTCCATTTTATCTAAAGTTTGTGACATTATGCCACCTCCTTTATTCATAATAATCTATTTACTTTCAAGCGGTTTCTTCATAATTGCATGGTTCTTTTTCACATTTTCTAATAATGGAGTTTTCTTTATAGTTTTTATAAAGGCTCCTTCATCTCGTATTATTGGAACTATAGCTATAGCTATCCTACCTCTATTATATTCTTTTCTTATGTAATGGTATCTCTTAACCCCAAGTGCTCTACAAGCTTCAAAAAGTATCGCTTGTCTTTGGCCAAAGTTATCTAATGTAATTCGGTAATGCTCTTCTTTAGGGTATATAACAGCTCCTATACCTTCAGATTGAACTAGTTTTCTTGAATTATCTGTTCCCAAATAGTTTGTTACAAAAATATCATCTACATATAATTCAGAATCACGAACTTCAATTTTACCTAATTTTACTTCTGCAATATCTCCAATGGACTGTCCTTTAGAAAATCTTCTTAAAATAATAAATGTCACTGTGCCAATTGCACTTCCTGCTAAAACATTAATCCATATAATTTTGCTATTTATTATATTCATAGTAAGCTGTGTAATTAGTGCTACAACTAGTGCAAAATAATTTCTGGCCTCATAAGTCTTAGCAATCCCATCAATATATGCATCTCCTCTTTTTGCATATTCAGTATTTTCCAGAGCCTTAAGACTTTCTTTTTCTACCTTTCTCACCTCTCTGAACTGTTGAATAGCTAGTGATAAAAAAGTAATTGCAGTAAAATTTTTATTCATCAAAGCAGGTACAGCAACAGCGCCTAATGCAGCAGCGATAATCCCTGTTACCAGATTTATTAAATATCCATTAGGATAACTGGGGTATTGTCTATAATCCTGAATTATAGTTAATATTCTCGCTAAACTCCCCATAATAATCGCAGTTATTATAAAAATAATTTGTTGTTGAGATATAATTCCTTCTCTCATAATAACCTCCTTATAATTAAAATATCATTAAGAGATTATTGACATTATATTAATAATTATACAAATCATAGGCATTATTTTCGAACTAACGCTCTATTTGTTAATTTTAAATCTTTCCCTTTTTTATTACCTTTTCAACTTTTTCTCTAAAAACTCACTTACCTTTATCCCATTTTCATATACTATTTTTTCAAATTTTAAATAATCATCACGATCTATATCAAAATATACTTGTTTCATTTCTTTTTTATTTAAAAAATATTTTAATTAGGAACTATTTGATATCCTATATGCCTTTAAGTATTAAACAAAAAATATACAAAAAGAGTAGAAAAAAATTTCTACTCCACATAAGTTATTATCTTTTATAGCTTGTTCACTTTACCACACTATTACTGTAAAATAGCAGATAATTTCCTTGTTACTATTTTCCATTTCCCCCTTATTACTTACTATTGAATAATATAATATTTTATTTACATCAGTTAATAGGAATCCTTATTTAATAATACATCTTAATATAAGAAAGATACGACTTAACTAAAGCTAAAATTATGTTATTTCAGCTCTACAAATTGAAATTTCTAAACCAATAACAATTTGATATACTCAATTAGTCTAAATAAAAAATACATTCCTATAGTGACAACTATTGCAATCAATCCTGAACAAATTACTGAGATCACTTTTTGATATGGGCGTTTTGCAACCTCACACATCTTTTCAATTTGATCAAGTTTTTTTCCCTCGGTAAAAGCTATGATTTCTCTGTATGTTTGAACGTCATGAGTTTTCTTTTGCTTTTCAATACATCTTGCATAATACATTGTAATACCAAATAGCACTAACCAGATTGCAATTCCAATAAAATCTAAGTAAAGAAATAGTGGAACGACCAATACTCCTGTTGCCATAAGTAGTACGGTAAAAATCATACCATCATGATTAAACTTTTTGATATCCTCTGTTTTAATTTCTTCTTTCATTTCCTCCAAATCTCCTTTAACTAAAATATCAAGAGAAACACCAAAGAGAGTGCTTAATAGTACCAGGCTATTTATATCAGGATAGTTCTTGCCGTTTTCCCAGTTCGAAATTGTCTGCCGTGTTACAAATACTTTTTCAGCTAAATCCTCCTGGGATAATTTTGAATCGAGTCTATATTTTTTTATTTGTTTGCTAATGTCCATTTTGATATTCCTCCTGCTTACATTCTATCCTTTGGAGTGTGTTCATGCTATCAAACCTATTTTACATCACTATTTTTTAATATGTAAAATAGATTTTACATGCCATTTTATTGCACTATAAGTATGTATTAAACAAATTTACTATTTATATTACTCAACCTTAAACTGGAATTTAATTACTTAACATTATGATTATTTTCGGAGCCAGGTATTATATCGGTGAGTGTATACAAACCATGTAATACTCCCAGTTAATAATGCCGATGAAATCAAAGCTGTAAGAACACTATATGTTTGCCAAATAAGTATCCTTGACCAATCAAAGGCACAGCACATTATACACAGAACAATCGTAGTAATCAGCAAAATAACTGTTACGATTATTCTCTTTTTTGTCATTGGCTGTGGCTCATTCATTTTCTTTCTGCGTAATCCTAAAATAAAGAACATAACAGCCAACAGGCAACAAATAATTGTGGCAGAAGACAAAGTGATATCAAGAAGCTGTGTGCCGCTTATTTCATAGGACTGAGAAAGATTACCATCCAATATCTCCTTAATTTTTAACACTAAATTTCTATTGGTATTTGCGCCGTTTGTCAGCAAGCAAACGGCTATGCGTTCCTTTGGCAGTATTTCCACTTCGGTTGCAAAATTGGGATTGCCCCCTGGGTGTTCAATAATTGTTTGTTGGGAATTTACTGACCACCCCGCCCCATAAAACATTCCGTTGACATCTGGAACAGACATGTCCCCATGATGGGACTTCTGGATAATCTCATGGAATATTTCGGGTATATCATGAACAATACCCATCTGTATGCCCATCCAACGGGCCATATCTTTGGCGCAAGAAATAATGTAGCCCGCGGGTTTATTCCCAGCATAATCTGATGCATCATATGGAGTCGTCATAAAAAAGGAGGAGCGGTAACCCTGTGCCAATTGTCCAGTAGCTTGAGCATCTTCTTTGTAAACATACGTCTGGTGTAGCCCTAACGGCTGAAACACTTGTTTTTTCATGTAGTCTTCATAGCTCTGACCGGACACAATTTCAATAACCAGACCTAATACATCATAATTAACAGTTCCGTAATTATACTGCTCACCTGGACAGAATGACAATTCAGCATCTACCAGCATTTCTACGGTTTTTTGCAACATATCTGGCGTATTGCCTTGTGGAATGATTTGACTGTGACTACCATTTGTTAAGCCGCTAGTATGATGTAAAAAGTTATTAAGTGTAATACTTTGCATATCAATGGGTTTCCCCTTATACTTTAACGTAAACCAAGGTAAATACTTTTGGATGGGGTCAGTCATTGACAGCAGTCCTTGTTTTTCCATCAGCAAAATACCTATGCCCGTAAAAGCTTTGCTTAGCGAAGCCAGCTCATATAGCGTATTTTCACTTGCTGACAGTCCCTTTTTACGATCTGCATACCCAGAAGAAAAGTATAATACTTCATCATCAGCAAGTATTGCAATTGACATTCCTGGCACACCTG contains the following coding sequences:
- a CDS encoding FUSC family protein, translating into MDLKRKAIRVGISASLCMLASNLLKVKFPFFVLLPAVMPISTFFGETIKFGINRIIGSSIGAVIGVIFATIKSQNTLLVGLGIILIVYICNYLKWDSTTSIACLVFVSIIVGIRGTSAFQYSLHRLIDTFIGIAITTIVNNYIFNTDIAQLLKKKVKNIQEDLLNIANTKNFCGDKNEFDKIEWELYDMKKKLKICNEEFKFNKKFSLTKDKLESMIYSTTIIFEQIKTIDYINNTKNKNANNTTKPHINNIDAVISAHKNIFFNEIENLNKIINNIS
- a CDS encoding permease prefix domain 1-containing protein, which encodes MEIKNHIMDQKEAYIKMGYSNDDAEKAAIKDMGDPKATGKMLDSVHPPTIDWIQIIALIMITLTLQALKMLSELGGSDFSSIAPIDILRILGIFLLAYGLIWIGIEKYSDLPFFYGKSQHGGSNANGVFICSLAIVMISHSLLQTIILLLIFAPIISIARSIIESKRIKKEQKFLWQQGIAYEDFSYKGKAIFNNAPQKVYSQDEPIKKGDPIIITKIDGFNLIVKKQTPHNNN
- a CDS encoding peptidoglycan-binding domain-containing protein, translating into MMDILDGALLAVRCFQKDCNLMIDGIIGENTWNRIMRE
- a CDS encoding PadR family transcriptional regulator is translated as MPTDNSLYSGDMTMLILKLLQSKDMYGYEMIETLQVNSNNVFEFKAGTLYPLLHNLVKQNYLNCYEKEVSGKIRKYYSLTLQGKKLLQDKTSIWQKYVKTMASVLEIEVH
- a CDS encoding (2Fe-2S)-binding protein — encoded protein: MIKISGKTIITLNVNGEYKEVVVKPSDILLNTLRNELGLAGAKPGCENGDCGTCTILIDGWPIKSCLMLTVEAIGKKIVTVEGLKNAPIQKAFVDNWGFQCGYCTSGFLMVCHALANIHPDANDHVIEQWLQSNICRCTGYDEIKNAIKSVISNN
- a CDS encoding peptide deformylase translates to MIKPIVKDILFLGQKSEDATKNDIVVIDDLIDTLRANLEHCVGLAGNMIGVKKRILVFTVGNLIVPMINPVILKKEKLYETEESCLSLIGIRKTKRYEMIEVEYLDRNFKKQKQVFTGFTAQIIQHEMDHFEGIII
- a CDS encoding nucleotidyltransferase family protein, with amino-acid sequence MSIDGIVLAAGLSSRVGRYKLTLDIQGKTVIERCIESMYDICSNVIVVGGYNYNLLQDILKPYSKVKMILNENYLEGMFSSVKKGLYEVKGDKFFLTPADYPLIKKDTYIKMRSTNSDIVIPTYKNIKGHPVLIKKCIINNILSEEYVSLREFINEHGFSTLCIEDQEILLDIDTNEDYIDILNRAKFY
- a CDS encoding FAD binding domain-containing protein, with product MIPFDFEYYKPETIEEAVQLYDELNYRGKKPLYYGGGTEIISMARAHNVYTEAVIDIKGISECNAHELRDNKLIIGSAVTLTQIAEANLFPLLGLTVQRIADHTMQDKITLGGNIAGTIIYREAVLPLLISNSEVLIASSSGIKQVLLKDIFDKRIQLSDGEFIVNVTVDDHFRLLPSLHVKRTKNDKIDYPLITIAALKDNNRINIAFSGVCKYPFRSFLIEDYLNNNSLPNNIRINNVINNIPDLVLSDLSGSADFRKFMLQKMLTEVLEKLEE